From Chryseobacterium shandongense, the proteins below share one genomic window:
- a CDS encoding TIGR03915 family putative DNA repair protein — translation MTTLLYDGSFDGLFTAVFEIFEYRYKDVEIISREKFHQENIFAEIHEVITQNDKSERVLNKLEENIGKQGIHELLKVYLSEDPEAEQLILSAVKQSIKYPDENILQNYADEAILKISKICKSVSRERHRMTAFVRFEKMQDDVFFAKIDPDFNVLPLIRKHFKDRYQDQKWMIYDLRRNYGLLYDLETCDFFYPDERIDLNKYEQKFHDQEKNYQKLWQRYFTKTNIVERKNIKLHLQHVPKRYWKYLTEKW, via the coding sequence ACCGCAGTATTTGAAATATTTGAATACCGTTATAAGGACGTAGAAATTATCAGCAGAGAAAAATTTCATCAAGAAAATATTTTCGCTGAAATTCATGAGGTGATTACGCAAAATGATAAATCAGAAAGAGTTTTAAATAAACTGGAAGAAAATATTGGCAAGCAGGGAATTCATGAACTTTTAAAAGTATATCTTTCTGAAGACCCTGAAGCGGAACAGCTTATCTTATCAGCGGTGAAACAATCTATCAAATATCCAGATGAAAATATTCTTCAGAATTACGCTGATGAAGCGATTTTAAAAATATCTAAAATTTGCAAATCTGTAAGTCGTGAACGACACAGAATGACCGCTTTTGTACGGTTTGAAAAAATGCAGGATGATGTGTTTTTTGCTAAGATAGATCCCGATTTCAACGTACTTCCGCTGATCAGAAAACATTTTAAAGACCGTTACCAGGATCAGAAATGGATGATCTACGATTTACGCAGAAACTATGGACTGTTATACGACCTGGAAACCTGCGATTTCTTTTATCCTGATGAAAGAATTGACCTCAACAAATATGAACAGAAATTTCACGATCAGGAAAAAAATTATCAGAAGTTGTGGCAAAGATATTTTACAAAAACCAATATTGTTGAAAGAAAAAATATAAAACTACATCTTCAGCATGTGCCTAAACGGTATTGGAAATATTTAACTGAAAAATGGTAG